The following is a genomic window from Bombina bombina isolate aBomBom1 chromosome 3, aBomBom1.pri, whole genome shotgun sequence.
aagacgactcaaggtagggagatcttctgtggcttagtgttaggtttttttaaggggggtttgggtgggtttagagtagggtttagagtaggggtatgtgggtggtgggttgtaatgttgggggggtggtattgtgtttttttttaacaggcaaaatagctgatttctttggggcatgcaccgcaaaaagcccctttaagggctggtaatagagctgttaacttttgtaatttagtttagggtagggaatttttttattttgggggctttgttattttattagggggcttagaataggtgtaattagcttaaaattcttgtaatcttttttttattttttgtaatttattgtaatttagcaatagagctgtttactttggggtaatgccatgcaaaaagcccttttcagggctatttgtagggttagacttaggtttagtggtagggatagtttagtattttaggggttaattaatttaatataggtggtggcggtgtaggggggttagattaggggttaattaatttaaaataggaggcggcggtatagggggattagattaggggttaattaatttaatataggtggcggtatagGGAGATTAGATtcggggttaattaatttaatatagctggcggcggtgtagggggattaaattaggggttaataattttaatatagctggcggcggggtaggagctcacattagggggtagtcaatgtagctggcgacgggataggagctcacattagggggtagttaatgtaggtggcggcggggtaggagctcacattagggggtagttaatgtaggtggcggcggggtaggagctcacattagggggtaattaatctaggtggcggcggggtccgggagcagcggtttagaggttaataactttattatgttcggcggggtccgggagcggcggtttaggggttaataaattttttattattaggagagtgaggggggatagcggatagaaggttagacgtgtcgggctatgtttgggaggcgtgttagacagtacgggagatttaataacttagtcaggttttgtagatgccggcagtttctaaagtgccgtaaatcactggcgactccagaaatttgtacttacgcacatttctggacatagctggtttatccgacttacggcactttagcatctgacggcgccgtatattggatagctcgagttgcgagctgaaactacgggcggcgggggttccctcgcttgcgccgcaaactacgatctatatcggatcgcgccccatttaCCTATTAAATCAAAAGCCCCAACAAAACATGTTTTAATTAAAACACCATTGATTGAAACTCATAGTTCATTGCTTCTAATGTCACTCTCAGCCTAGGCAAACAGTGTCACTCGAAAACCAGCATATTTAGCAGTACTAAAAAAGGTCCATGTGGATCCAGAACAATGAACAAAAATTGTTTTAACAGTGTGTGTATCTAGGAGATAAAATATGCAGGAAAGGGAAATGTGACATACATGACCACTAGATTTCTACCACTGCTCTTATTATTCTTAGCTAAAAATGATGAAAGGGCAGATTATTCTCCTATTTATTGTCAATAATATATTCAAAACTTTATTTACACTGCACACAGTGCAAACATATCAGTCTTTGTTTCCCTTTAAAGATATGAGTAAGAAAAATTATAACTATAATTTTTTCAAATCTTTAATTATCATTACTTTTTCTTCACTTCCTATGTGAGCCCTTGTCTACTGCAGCTGGAAAGAATGTCCCTCACATACATGATATCACAAATAGCATAAACTacaggaaaatgtatcaagattgCAGACAGACAATTTCTCCAGTTCTCACCTGCAATTGTTTGGCAAAATgaacattgcacaagagctctcttgtgcaatcccaccccctgtttTCACGCGATCAAAGCCTTATGGAATACAGCTTCATAAATCTTCACCAAAGTTTCAACAAACAGTGATTTTCCTTGGTTTCCTAGTGGAATTGAAGTCTCTGCAGTTTAAGCAGTATAGGATTTGTTTGTGGTTTTCAAGTAAACCAAACACAGATGTACAGCATTGATGTACACAATGTGGCAGAAAAAGCAATTACTGCCCTAATACAGACTAAAAGCCATCTGTCAAGACCAAATTAATAATTAATGTGATGATGCTATTTTCAGAAAACCTTTACACATTATTTTAGTTGCTTTTAGGGAATAATTGAAGTACAGACATGTACAAATATTTACCGATTAATGAAAAATCCCAGAATTCATTGCTATCAGGTTTTTTTGTtatatcaacttaaagggacactcaatcaaaattaaactttcattattcagatagagcatgcaattttaaacaactttccaatttacttccattaactaaatgtgcacagtctttttatatttacactttttgagtcaccagctcctactgagcatgtgcaagaataagtgtgtatgcatttgtgaatggctgattgctgtcacatggaacgtgtatgtatttgtgattggctgatggctgtcacatggtacagggggagtggaaaaagacataacttttaaaattgtcagaaaaaaaatcagttcagactaagtgctattgcattgtcttgttatcttgcatttattgattatgcaaatctacagtgttgaatggtcctttaataCTCTGAAAAGACTCTAGCCTTGACCTATTTCAATTTTTCTTGAGTATCTTTCATTGTATCTCCTTTTGTTCTGATCTATGTAGAATCCTGCAAGTTCAGAATTCTGCAGAATGTACTCCAGCCTACATGGAActttgacaaaataaataattaaagtatgatACAAtactttactatgtataattaattaaattaattcaattcCAATGGGCAAATCTGAGACCGGTGTTCTTTAAAATCTACTATGGCTGCCACTTATGTTGGGAAAAATACCAGCCATAGAAATAAATATAGCTTTGTATCATCAATTAGAAACCAAGCCtatttttatgcaaataaaataataaaatcagtgttctccccattacccatttagggctagatttcaagtggcgcACTAACTATTGCATGTGAGCGAAAGGGGCTTTATTGCGGTTCTTTGTGTGTATCAGAAGTAgcatgtttgcttgagcgcaattgaatttagcaTGTGTCAGGATAGCACAACTTTAGAGCTTTGGTTatctgttatgcaagacaaaaattACACTTATAAtactgtctaatacaaattattataaaaaaatattgcatgaaaaaagatatgaggtctcaggtgttaaaaaaaaaaaaggcaggcaaagggctttaacgtagagatacatatatacgcatgtctaaaggtgtgtgtgtatgtatgtatgtatgtatatatatatatatatatatatatatatatacacatatatatacatatacacacacagtcgtatgcaaaagtttaggcacccctgacaatttccataattttcatttataaataattttgatctatcaaatactgaaggacacagtaatatttcagtagtaaaatgaggtttattggattaacagaaattgTGCAATATGAATCAAAATGAAATgaaatttagtagagcctcctttagcagaaataacagcctctagacacttcctatagcctgtaatgagtgtctggattctggatgaagatatTTTGGACGATTccaccttgcaaaacatctccagttcagttagattTGATGGttaccgagcatggacagcccgcttcaaatcaccccacaaattttcaatgatattcaggtctggggactgggatggctattccagaacattgtacatgttcctctgcataaatgccagagtagattttgagcagtgttttgggttgttgtcttgttgaaatatccagccccggcataacttcaaccttgtgactgattcctcaacattattctaaaCAGTATcttctgatattgagtggaatccatgtgaccctcaactttaacaagattcatagaaccggcactggccacacagccccacagcatgatggaacatccaccaaattttactgtgggtagcaagtgtttgtcttggaacgctgtgctcttttgccgccatgcataacgccccttgttatcaccaaataactcaatctttgtttcatcagtccacaacacctttttccaaaatgaagctgtcttgtccaaatgtgcgtttgtggcgtgtgtgcagaaaagctttttccgcatcactctcccatacagcttctccttgtgcaaagtgcgctgaattgttgaacgatgcacagtgacaccatctgcagcaagatgatgttgtaggtctttggtggtggtctgtgggctgtttttgatcattctcactatcctttgcctttgcctctctgatgttttacttggcctgccacttctggtcttaacaagaactgtgcctgtggtctaccatttcctcactatgttcctcacagtggacactgacagtttaaatctctgcgatagttttttgtagccttccccgaaaccataatgttgaacaatcttcgttttcaggtcatttgagagttgttttgaggcccccatgttgccattcttcagaggagagtcaaagagaacaacaacttgcaattggccaccttaaataccttttctcatgattggatgcacctgtctatgaagttcaagccttaaagggattctgaacccacatttttttcttcaaatagagcatgacattttaagcaactttctaattaactcctattatcaaatgttcttcattctcttggtatatttatttaaaatgcaagaatgtaagtttagatgctggcccatttttggcaaacaacctgggttgttcttgctgattggtggataaattcatccaccaataaaaagtgctgtccagagttctaaaccaataaaaaagcttagatgccttctttttcaaataaagatagcaagagatcaaagaaaaattgattataggagtaaattagaaagttgcttaaaattgcatgttctatctgaatcacagtggacactgacagcttaaatctctgcgatagtgTTTTATAGTCTTCCCCTAaatcataatgttgaacaatctttgttttcaagtcatttaagagttgttttgaggcccccatgttgccactcttcagaggagagtcaaagagaacaacaacttgcaattggccaccttaaataccttttctcatgattggatgcacctgtctatgaaggtcaaggcttaaagggacactgaacccaaacatttttctttcgttattcagatagagcatgaaattttaagcaactttctaattaactccttttatcaaattttcttcattctcttggtttctttatttgaaatgcaagaatgtaagtttagatgctggcccatttttggcgaacagcCTGGGctgatcttgctgattggtggataaattcatccaccaataaaaaaagtgctctccagagtactgaaccaataaaaaaagcttagatgccttctttttcaaataaagatagcaagagatcgaagaaaaattgataataggaataaattagaaagttgcttaaaattgtatgtcctatctgaatcacgaaagaaaaatttttggttcagtgtcccttttaatgggctcaccaaaccaattgtgtgttccaattaatcagtgctaggtagtaacaggtattcaaatcaacaaaatggcaagggtgcccaaatttatgcacctgtctaattttgtttggatgcatattgcacattttctgttaatccaataaacctcatttcactactgaaatattactgtgtcctttagttatttaatagatcaaaatgaaattgctgatccaaacacccaattatttataaatgaaaatcatggaaattgtcagaggggCCTAAacttttgcgtgtgtgtgtgtgtgtgtgtgtgtatatatacacacactcacaggaatgaacaactggctcaatactattcctctaagcacactgagcaaggagtccacgtctagtttcccctttttcccatagggagattaaatacacacagagagaagcaaactcacaggaatgaacaactggctcaatactattgttagccttttctatggcgatttaccatgcagcttcttttagcccagtaatgcttttcacagagaagaactttcctgtagtatatcagtctgatccgcctattacggtcagtccagcaccgaaatatcaggcaattcctctctgaacaaggaacccagcaaccccagacgatcgtttcggccttcattgggtctcgtcagtgaggtgtagccataatcctctaagcacactgagcaaggagtccacgtctggtttcccctttttcccatagggagactaaatacacacagagagaagcacactcacaggaatgaacaactggctcaatactattgttagcctgttctatggtgatttaccaccttggtgcagcttcttttagcccgaaacgatcgtctggggttgctgtattccttgtttaaagagaaattgcctggtattttggtgctggactgaccgtgataggcagcatcagactgatatactacaggaaagttcttctttgtgaaaagcattattgggctaaaaagctgcacccaggtggtaaatcgccatagaacagactaacaatggtattgagccagttgttcgttcctgtgagggcacttttttctgtatgtatttagtctccctatgggaaaaaggggcaaccagacatggactccttgctcagtgtgcttagaggaatatggctacacctcactgacgaggcccaatgaaggacgaaacgatcgtctgtggttgctgtgttctttgttcaaagcggaattgcctggtattttggtgctggactgaccgtgataggcaggatcagactgatatattacaggaaagttcttctctgtgaaaagcattattgggctaaaaagctgcacccaggtggtaaatcgccatagaacaggctaacaatggtaatgagccagttgttcattcctgtgagtgcacttctttatgtgtgtgtgtgtatatatatatatatatatatatatatatatatatataagagactcAATCAGCTGAGacggaacaaaagctagaataacttccatgcctgttcattttcagggtgcatactcttttagcacactatgccttttcacagagaaaaaatattctgtagcatagcattctgaccctgcccaatgacaatccagcgccgaaataccaggcaattcttctctgaacaagagaaacaacaccacagatgatcgtttcggccttctgtgggccggtaaccttacattcctgcttttttaaataaagataggaagagaacgaggaaaaattgctaataggagtaaattagaaagttgcttaaaattgcatgctctatctgaaccacgaatgaaaaaaatgtgggtttactattaTAAATCTGAtggttttttttgtacaatataaaaaaaattgggtttagtatcccttttattaGCTCCATAAGATTTGAAATGGAGAGCTTTGCTGCAGTACTGTGGGGATTAGGTGTGTACtgataaaataagtacaatactTCTTAGCTGACATTAATTATCTAATTAAGTGCATGACACGAGTTTGCTATATAAAGCAAAGTGTTAGAGACACTGAACACATTGCTTAAGTTCTGATTATGTGCCAAGACTTTGCCCTTGAACCTTCCTTTAACTCAATGCTCAGATACTTTGCTGAGATCTAAACTGCAGCTTTATCAAACAATTTCTTGTAATTTAAagagaactttacattaaatataaaaaatagcaaTTAACCACATTTAGAATTTCTAATGGAGAATAAgtctatttttaaaacatattttttattttatttgtgctcAGTGTACATATTTTGTTAATGCAATACATATTTTTAGGATGATTCAGAGATTATATACTGGAACACTGAATCTGGAAAATACATCTTAtcctttagggttttttttaattttatttttattaataaaaaaacaaaattaaattaaggtaaatatttaaattgaaaaaactgtatgctctaattCTCACTATTGAGACCCCAtctctatatgtttaaccccttgcaTAGCACTGCAGCTGCTGACCTTAACACAGTTGGTCATTGGCAGGGTCATGTGACTCCACTGCTCATTGGTTTACCAGATTTTCCTCATCAGTTCTTTGCTTCTCCATAGTgggactttaaccatgtgtttaaactCATTTGCAGGTTTTAAACACATAGGCCCcctttatcaagctgcgtatgtaGCTCTGGCAGGCCCATCACTGCAGCTTGCAGATTAAATCCCCCCCAGGCAAACGTAATTGGGGGGATTTAATCCGCCAGCTAATAGCTGGCGTACTGGTTAGGAAGCTGTGTTCTGATGACCACTACTTCCTAATTTTTGACTGCGGTCTCGCTCAGAGATGGGCCCCACAGATCTGCATACGCAACCCCCTACTGACGTGTATCATGTTAAATTCTGCAATCCCGGGTGGACAGGTTCTCGTGAGAAAACACTGTCTGTCCGACAGTTAATAAATGCCAGCCATAGTATTGGACCTTAAAAGTGGAAGAATTACATTATGTAACAAGTCAGAACATGGATTTGTAGTCCCTTTAACAATAAGCACAATGCACTAAAGAGACATAAACGTCATTCGACTACATTTCCAGTTAAAGAGATTACACTAGTCAATAAAATTGAAACTAGATAGCTTTCTTGTACCAGAAATACCTTTCTCCTCTTAGATCATGTAGTTAAATGTATCCATTTAACATGCAGGAAAAAGGCGTATTAAAATGTTTGAATGGAAAAGTATGCGCAGTGTGATCAATTACTTCCTGTCAGCTGGGCATTTTATTCCATGATAAACTGAAATATACTAAATTGAATCATTCTTTAATCGCATTGCCTCCCtccaaatgtaatatattttaaatagttatAGATTGTTTACAATAAAAGTATAGTCATCTTGATTtatgttgcattaaagggacacagtactttaagggacagtaaagtcaaaattaaactttcatgattcggatagagcatgcaattttaaacaactttccgattttcttcttttatcaaatttgctttgttctcttggtatcttttagtgaagagtaaaactatgtaggctcataagagctcagaagtgtgcacatatCATTAGTATTCTATGAaagtagtgttttgcaacattgtataacagatCTAAAaataacactgctgccatagaatattaaagatatgtgcacactcctgagctcttatgagcccacCTAGTTTTACtgataatgataccaagagaacaaatcaaatttgaaaatagaagtaaattggaaagttgtttaaaattgcatgctctatccgaatcatgcaagtttaatttagactttactctccctttaattttTATCATGCATAAGAAAGAGAAAGCTAAACTTGTTAAAATGTTTTATCCATTTTAAAAAGGGTTAGGTAATAGTAGTTaagtgttatttatatttatagagcaACGAACAGGAAGTGAGTTTTTTGTAGGTACAACTGCCACAAAAAGTTTATTCAGTACATGATtatcaattagaaaaaaaaaaaagagtaagaaAATCACTAATGCATCTTGAAATACTCTTGTTTTTATAGGATCACCTTAGgaaaattgttatatttatatgtatatttgtcatATCATACCTGTGATTTCTACAATTCCATCTTTGGTTTTCACTAGCAACTCCTCAGGGGCGAAATGATTGACATCCAAGCTAATTTTCCATTGATCTGATGTCTGCCGGATCTCTGAGATACCACTGCTTAGTTGGCGGCTCAGGGCCCGACTAAAGTCAGGAGCAGCAGTGGCTACAGCTGGAGTCGTTGGAGGCACCACTTCCATGGACTGGTTAGGAAATAAGCGCACATAGCCTGGCCAGCTGGTAGTGGGCCATTGGTGCCAGTCTTCAGGAATACGGGGCATACCAAATGACTGATCAAATAGTCGGTTGGTACCTTGGTACCAGTCACGGAATGGATCCCAGCTTGGAGTGCGGAGGAAGGTGAACGGAATCCTACGTTCTGACATTGTCTTGTGCCTAGTGCTGTTAATCTAAATGTAGTGCTTGTTGCTTTGTCCCAACTGTGCTCTGGATGCCTGAACAGGGCAGCTGCTTTATAAAGAACCACACAGCTATTTTTAGCAGGTAAGATGAGTGCTCTATTACTGGAAATTATTCATATAGTTGTGATAGAAAATTCTAGCTCTTCAGAATGACACTGCACTgacagggctttttttttttttttttttacatatgaacCTTCTGCATATCTACCAGTATATATTAAATGAAAACGGTAACCCGTCTGTTTTTAAAAGATAAACAATGatacattaaataaaacaaaaacacactgtCATATTGTAACaatttacatacaattttaaacaaaattttacTTCCATGAACAAATTCTCTTCACTCTctcagtgtcctttgttgaaggagctttATTAGAAGCTAGCTGAAGATATTGGTCGAGCCAATAAGAAACGGTAAAtaggggcagccaccaatcagcagttagctcttagtagtgcattgctgtccctgtgcctacctaggcatgctttttaacaaaggatacctagagaattaaACAAATCAGATAATACATTTGtttaagtacattgaaaagttgtctaACCcctttgctcaaaaagatgtacatacattgtgcggtacttttcttattgtatcgcacaacgtatatatacatcaaaTCTGCAGAAAGCTCCAGTAGTCTCTTCTGTTAAGTTAACtgtagttcctgagctccaggcatcaccctgcatatggaaccggagtacGATCGGTGTTCCGgttccatataaaggcagatgccaaATTGTTACAGATGAtga
Proteins encoded in this region:
- the HSPB1 gene encoding heat shock protein beta-1, which codes for MSERRIPFTFLRTPSWDPFRDWYQGTNRLFDQSFGMPRIPEDWHQWPTTSWPGYVRLFPNQSMEVVPPTTPAVATAAPDFSRALSRQLSSGISEIRQTSDQWKISLDVNHFAPEELLVKTKDGIVEITGKHEEKQDEHGFISRCFTRKYTLPPGIEASIVTSSLSPDGILTVEAPLPKPAIQSAEITIPVTFQSHAAIGKSEAKKGEEAAKK